The Leptolyngbya sp. FACHB-261 genome segment GTGCCGAAACCGTTACCTGAGTACTAAATTAGCTCGATTTCCTGCCAGTTCCAGAGATCCTCACGGCGCATTGCACTGCCACTGGATTGATGTAAGTTGGCCCAGTTGAAGTTTGTATCTTTCAGGATTGCTCCTTCTAGCTGAACCCCTTCTAAGTTAGCGCCCTCTAAATTGGCACCGGTCAGGTTCGCTTCCCGTAGGTCAGCTCGGTAAAGATTGGTGCCACTCAGATCAGCGCCTTCCAGATTTGCCCCCATTAAACTGGCACGGCTTAATTGAGCATCACTGAGATTTGCCCCTGCTAGATTTGCCTTTTCTAAGTTAGAACCCGCCAAATTAGCCAGAGTATTAGCTCGCTTCAAACGCGCTCCGGCCAGGTTTGCTCCTTGAAGATTAGTGCCGCTTAAATGGGCATTGTCGAGACTGGCATAGCTGAGATTGGCATAGCTCAAGTTGGTGAGGTGCAGGTTAGCCTGCTCAAGGCTAGCTGATTGGAGGTTAGTGCCGCTTAAATCCGCTCGCTCTAAATCTGCCCCTTTGAGGTTGGCGTGATCCAGCTGACAACCGTGCAAGATTGCTCCAATTAAACGGGCTTCCATCAGCTGAGCACAACTCAAATTAGCATCGCGGAGGTTAGCACCCTGAAGATCAGCTTTAATCAGTTTGGCATTGAATAAATTAGCGCCGATCAGCATGGCCTCACTGAGATAAGCCAGGGTTAAGTTTGCTTGACTCAGGTTGGCACGATTCAGCACCGCTCGTCGCAGGTCTGCCAGGCTGAGATCAGCATGATAAAGCTTAACCAGGGTGAGCTGTTCCCCGCTTAAATTGACGTTGCTGAGCTTAGCGCCAGGAATTAATCGGTAGCCTCTAACCTCTCTTCTCACGGCTGAGAGCCTCTCTGCTAAATCAAATGGGGAACCAACACAAAACCCATCACTGAAGACCTAATTTAAGGATCTTAAGCCCACTGTATGCCTTAGATCCTCAGGCTAGGAACTCGATGTTCAAGAATAGGCTTAGATTCAGAGATCTTACTGACGGAGATAAGCTAAACTGCTTGTCGCTATCCCTTCCAATCCAGGTTGAGTTGAAATACGCAGCTTCTGCTGGACTTATTCAGATACTGCCCTCCATTACCGGAGGATCAAGGTTTGAAGCCTTGTAGGAGT includes the following:
- a CDS encoding pentapeptide repeat-containing protein: MRREVRGYRLIPGAKLSNVNLSGEQLTLVKLYHADLSLADLRRAVLNRANLSQANLTLAYLSEAMLIGANLFNAKLIKADLQGANLRDANLSCAQLMEARLIGAILHGCQLDHANLKGADLERADLSGTNLQSASLEQANLHLTNLSYANLSYASLDNAHLSGTNLQGANLAGARLKRANTLANLAGSNLEKANLAGANLSDAQLSRASLMGANLEGADLSGTNLYRADLREANLTGANLEGANLEGVQLEGAILKDTNFNWANLHQSSGSAMRREDLWNWQEIELI